A window of Thermoproteus sp. genomic DNA:
GCCAGTACTCGCCTATGGCCAGGCCGCCCCAAGCGCTGTCTATAGTGGATGACAAGCCTGCTATTAGGTAGGGCATGGTCCCCGGCAGGAGGACATATCGTAATTTCTTCGTGAACGAGAGGCCCAGGTTATCTACGAGCTCCCAAACCTCGTGGGGCATGGCCTTTAGGCCCATCCAGAAGCCATAGAAGACGTAATAGAACGTGGAGATGAAGCCCAGGAGTATCACGTAGATCTCGTTGGCGTAGTAGCCCAGGGCTCCGTAGAGCGCGGCGTATGTGGCGGCGAAAATTAGGGGGAAGTAGACGGGGGCCGGGTAGGCCGAATACACCTGTAGGATCGGGATGAACATCCTCTCGGCCTTGTGGTGGGTGGCGAGATAGTAGCCTAGAGTCACCGCCAGGGCCAGCGACGCCAAGGTGACCGCGAAGACCCTTAAGTAGTCCAGCGCGAGCGCCAACAGGACGTAGGGCGTCTGGGCCAAGAGCCGGCTCCAGACGTAGGCGGGGGTGGACGTGACGACTTTCGCGGCTCCGTAGGCTATGGCGCCCAGAAGCGCCAGGCCCGCCGCGGCGCCCAGCGCCCTCAAGAGGCGCTCGTGGCCCTTCTCTTCTTCGTACCACGCTGGGGGAGGGGGCGGTTGGGCCGGCCTTCTTTGAGTCGCCGAGATGATTCTCGCTATCCTCGTGAGGGGCCCGCCGACGCCTCTAGCGAGCCAGGGGGGCACTAGCCTCACCCGCCTTATTGGGATAGAGCTGTCTATGGCGTACTTGCCGGCGACATAGTCGGCCAGCTCCCTAAAGCCGTACACCACGGACCCCACGGCCAATGCCAATACGGCTAGCGCAAAGGCGTAACGGCTCATGAAGGCCGGCTGTCCCCACTGGCCCTCTGCCGTCAGTTTAGCTATGACGGACCCTATGCCGAAGACGCTGTACTGCGAGGACCCGACTGAGAAGACCTCGCTTACGGTTATGTAGAAGAAGCCGTCGGAGAAGCTCGGCATGAGGTTCGCCGCTATGCGCGGCATGGAGTAGGGGATGTAGAGTGTCCTCAGCCGTCTGAAGAAGCCGAGCCTGAGGTTTTCGGCGACCTCCAACATCTCTTGGGGCACGGTCTTGAAGGCTTGGTATATGCCTATCCATATGTTCCAAACCACAGCGGTGAGGACCAAAAAGTCGGCGGCGAGCTCCACCCCCAAATACCCGCCTATCCCCGACACGAAGAAGACCAGGACCACCGGGAAGAAGCTGAAGACGGGCACGGACTCGAACACGCCGATAAGCGACGTGTAGACGTTCTCGAAGGTCTTGCTCTTAATGGCGGCGTAGCCCAGAAACCAGCCGGTGACTATAGAGGCCCCTATTAGCGCCAACACTCTTAAGGTCGAGACGACGGCCGCCAGCGCTATCTCGGCGTAGCCCATCATGACGTGCCAGCTTCAACCTTCTTGGGCGAGGTAAGGCTGGAGTAGAGCATATCTACGTATTTAGTGGCCGATTCGTCCCTTATGTTTCTAGGCCGCGGCAAGTCTATCTTCAAGACGTCAACGACGTGGGCGGGCCTTCCGTTCAGCACGTAGACCACATCGGCGAGCTCCACCACCTCATAGAGGTTGTGCGACACCAACACTACGCCCTTTAGGGAAGTGGCCTCGTTGAAGAGTATGCCGTACAGCTCCCGCCTTAAGTTCTCGGCCGTCAGTTCGTCCAGATGGCTGAAGGGCTCATCCATGAGCAGTACGGAAGGTCTCGCCGCCAGCGCCCTCGCTATCGCCACCCTCTGCCTCATGCCTCCCGACATCTCCTTGGGGTAGAAGCTCTCGAAGCCCTTGAGGCCCACCAGCTCCAACATGCGCCGGGCCTCCTCCTCAGCCTCCCGCCTGTCCATCTTCATGTACTGAAGGCCCAGCATTACGTTCTCCAACGCGGTCATCCAGGGGAAGGTCACTATGGATTGATGGACCAAGACTATTTGCGGCGACGGCTTGACTACAGGCCTCCCGAAGAGCTTGACAACGCCTGTAAGGGGCTTCAAAAAGCCCCCTAGAATTCTGAGCAACGTCGACTTGCCTATTCCAGAGGGACCCACTATGGCCACTATCTCCTCCTCATGTACCTCGATGTTGACATTTTCGAATACCTTAAAGTTGCCGTAGCCGAAGCTCAAATCGATGCCTTCAAGCACGTTCCCCTCGCATGCGATTAAGCTCGCCGCTCTATAAAAGAGTTTCTGGCGCCAAGCTTTAGCGCCTACGCCCCCTCAAAATATTTATAACCTCCAGAGTTCGCAAAGGCCATGGCAACTACGGTAGACCCCAAGACCTTTTACGCGAACTCGGTGCAGGGCAAGCCGTTCTACGTGAGATTTGAGGTTCCCGCCGAGCTCGCCGAAAAGGCATACGAGATATTGAATACTGCGAGACAGACGGGTAAAATAAAGAAGGGGACAAACGAAGTTACGAAGGCCGTCGAGCGCGGCCTCGCGAGGCTCGTGCTCATAGCTGAGGACGTCGATCCGCCCGAAGTCGTGGCGCATCTGCCCATACTCTGTGAGGAGAAGAAAGTGCCGTATGTCTATGTCCCATCTAAAGAAAAGTTGGGCAAGGCTGCCGGCATAAACGTCTCTGCTGCCGCCGCTGTCGTCATAGATCCGGGCCAAGCCGCAGGCGAGTTGGAGGGGTTAGTGGCCAGGCTGAACGAAGTGAGGAGCAAATACGGCCTGGGGCCGATAGCGCCTGCCAGAAAGTAGGTTTTTCGGCCTTATTATTTTATCCGGCCGAGGGTTTTGTCCTAACAGTCGGCCGTACATTGCGCCTTCAACGTAGCGAGTGATATTACCGTAGTCGCCTCGACGGAGGTTGTCGGTCCGGCGCTCTGCGGCCTCTATGCCTCTCAGCGCCTGACGAGCGGGCAGAGGGGATCCGGCGCGTTTATAGATTTAAACGTCGCGAGGGCCCGGGCCGTACAGCCGCCTTGACATAAATCGGCCATGGTGCACGTCGAGCACGGCTCGACCTTCCTGACGTCTCTAAGCCTGAGGCTCTTAAATCCGTTAAGCCATATGTCCTTGATGTCTCGCTCTCTGACGTTGCCCTCTTTCATTGTGGGTATTAGGAGCTCACATCCGTATACATCGCCATTTGAGTCTATCACGAGCCTAGAGGTCCCGGCGGGGCAGGTCTTGTAGTATTTGGCGTACTCGCCTAAATCGGCTAGGGCCTCCCTATACGCCTTTTGTATGTCGTCTAGGTAGAACCTAAAGCCGTTTATCGTTATGGGGACTCTAGACTTGATAGACATCAAAGCCTTAAGCGCTCTCGCGGCGTTCCTTCTAGAGAGGGACAGGCGGCCCGTGAGGGCCCTGCCGAAGCCGACAACCGGGCTGAAGTTTATCCCGTCGACGCCCAACGACTCGGCCAGCCTGACCATATCCTCTATGTACTCCGCATTTTCGTCCAGGACGACGTAGGCGAGCGTGACCCTCAAGCCGGCCTCCTTGAGGCGCCTCGCGGCCAAAACTGCCTTCACGAAGGACCCTGGGGTCCTTATGGCGTCGTTCACGTCGGCCGTAGGCCCGTCGATGCTTACTTGAACCTCGTCGAGCCCGGCGTCTCTCAACTTGGCCGCGGCCTCTTCGCTTATCAACGTGCCGTTGGTGCTCATGGATATCTTGGAGCCGGGCATGTTCTTCCTGGCTAGAAATATTATGTCGTATATGTCCCTCCGCATCATTGGCTCCCCGCCGAGTATATACAACACCTCGACCCCCAGGTCCCCCAGCTGTTTAAAGACGGCGCCCCACTCCTCTGCGCTGAGCTCGCCCTCGAGAGGCCTGCCTGCAGATATATAGCAGTGCCTACAGGATAGGTTACACGCCCTAGTTACGTATATCGTGACCTCAAAGAGCCTATTGGCGGCGAGCCCCCCGCGGCCGCCCCTGATGTGGCTTATCGGCGTGGCCGGACACTCCAGCAGAAATGCGTCAGCCAGCGAGACCACATATATCACTCGGACTATACGTATACGTATTTCGGGCCGGCTCCACGGCGGTAGCGTTGAGGCGTGGAGACGAACGGCGTGGGAGACCTCGCGATGGGCCTAAGGGCATTAACGCGTGCCGTGCCGACGCTTAGCCCTTGAGCTCTGCCCCGAAGACCTCCAGCTTTTTCTCTAGTTGCTCCAACGCGGCTTGAAGTCCCTCCAACTTCAGCCGAGACCTCGTCGCCTCGACTACCTTGACTATCTTCTTGGCGATACGTATGACGTCGTAGGCCGCCTCTTCAGAGCTTCTATACCTGCTGAGAGCAATGTCTGGATCCGGCCCGTGGCACTGATAGTCGTGCAGGTTGAGAACTATTTCGGTCCAAAGCGAGATGTCCGCATAGGCCGTATCCAACAGGAGGGAAAGTTGCCTCATTCTGCTTGTAGGAACCTTCGGCACAGCCTTCTCCTCCAGCCAACGCCTCTCCTCTTCGGTCTTGGCCAGGGCCTTAAGCCTATCTAGCTCCAGCCTAAGGAGGGTCGCCAACAGCGCCCTTCAAGCCTGAAAGGCCTTACCGGCGGCATTCCTCACTAGCCCCTTCTCTAAAAAGTCTAGCGCTAATTTAGCCTCCACTAAGGCCTCTAATGTCCCTGCGGAGGCGTACTCCTCTGCGGTGGGCCTAGGGAGGGGCCTTTCGAGCAACTTCTCTACGTTATAACATATAGCAGTCTATAAGAACCCTCGTGGGCGTTGTCGGGACGGTGGGCAGAACGCCGATGCGTTAAAGCTGGGACAGACCGTTCCGCCGAGCTCCATTGCACGGAGAGGAGATAGCCGCGGTTAATAAGGCCTGAGCCGAAGTCTCGTACATGCTAGCGGCGCGGAGGGATATATGACACGACGCGCCGACCTCGATGGTGGCAACCGCTTCCGACGAATGTCGTCGGTGAACGGGGCCCTGCCTCT
This region includes:
- the rpl7ae gene encoding 50S ribosomal protein L7Ae, with the translated sequence MATTVDPKTFYANSVQGKPFYVRFEVPAELAEKAYEILNTARQTGKIKKGTNEVTKAVERGLARLVLIAEDVDPPEVVAHLPILCEEKKVPYVYVPSKEKLGKAAGINVSAAAAVVIDPGQAAGELEGLVARLNEVRSKYGLGPIAPARK
- a CDS encoding radical SAM protein; this translates as MVSLADAFLLECPATPISHIRGGRGGLAANRLFEVTIYVTRACNLSCRHCYISAGRPLEGELSAEEWGAVFKQLGDLGVEVLYILGGEPMMRRDIYDIIFLARKNMPGSKISMSTNGTLISEEAAAKLRDAGLDEVQVSIDGPTADVNDAIRTPGSFVKAVLAARRLKEAGLRVTLAYVVLDENAEYIEDMVRLAESLGVDGINFSPVVGFGRALTGRLSLSRRNAARALKALMSIKSRVPITINGFRFYLDDIQKAYREALADLGEYAKYYKTCPAGTSRLVIDSNGDVYGCELLIPTMKEGNVRERDIKDIWLNGFKSLRLRDVRKVEPCSTCTMADLCQGGCTARALATFKSINAPDPLCPLVRR
- a CDS encoding ABC transporter permease subunit, producing MMGYAEIALAAVVSTLRVLALIGASIVTGWFLGYAAIKSKTFENVYTSLIGVFESVPVFSFFPVVLVFFVSGIGGYLGVELAADFLVLTAVVWNIWIGIYQAFKTVPQEMLEVAENLRLGFFRRLRTLYIPYSMPRIAANLMPSFSDGFFYITVSEVFSVGSSQYSVFGIGSVIAKLTAEGQWGQPAFMSRYAFALAVLALAVGSVVYGFRELADYVAGKYAIDSSIPIRRVRLVPPWLARGVGGPLTRIARIISATQRRPAQPPPPPAWYEEEKGHERLLRALGAAAGLALLGAIAYGAAKVVTSTPAYVWSRLLAQTPYVLLALALDYLRVFAVTLASLALAVTLGYYLATHHKAERMFIPILQVYSAYPAPVYFPLIFAATYAALYGALGYYANEIYVILLGFISTFYYVFYGFWMGLKAMPHEVWELVDNLGLSFTKKLRYVLLPGTMPYLIAGLSSTIDSAWGGLAIGEYWPGIYDGHDLGVATGLMKLIVAATDAGDIALAAWASLLFGIIVVLFSIFFTRRLMDLARKKYVVEEAVYAA
- a CDS encoding ABC transporter ATP-binding protein, which gives rise to MLEGIDLSFGYGNFKVFENVNIEVHEEEIVAIVGPSGIGKSTLLRILGGFLKPLTGVVKLFGRPVVKPSPQIVLVHQSIVTFPWMTALENVMLGLQYMKMDRREAEEEARRMLELVGLKGFESFYPKEMSGGMRQRVAIARALAARPSVLLMDEPFSHLDELTAENLRRELYGILFNEATSLKGVVLVSHNLYEVVELADVVYVLNGRPAHVVDVLKIDLPRPRNIRDESATKYVDMLYSSLTSPKKVEAGTS